TCTACTCCAAAGGTATGAGTACCTCCCCTCATCTCCTGAACTCTGAATCCAATGCCTAGGAGACCCTACAGGATCTGACCTCGTCTCCTACTACTGATACCCTCCTTCACTCTGCCCCAGCCACACCGGCCCGCGGGCTATCTGTGACACCTGACAGACACGCTGCTCAGACATGCTTTGGGGCATTCATACTTACTGTcccttctgcctagaatgctcATTCCCCTGGAATTCTCTCCCTGCTTAAATCTCTCTAAATGTCCTTCCCAACCACTCTAgctaaaattgaaaaacattccTTCTTCCTTACTTCCTatcctcttctgttttatttttctccgtAACAACTATAATAATCTAATAATCTATATTTTTTACCTATTTATCTAGTAgcattagaataaatatttttatctgttttgttcagtcATACCCCCACTATCTAGAATGGTATCTGGCAATTAGGAAGTACCTAATAATTGTGAAATGCAGAATTCAGCAAGCAtacatattttacagatgaatagaCATAACAATGCAAATTTTGTTAACAtctgttaaaataaattgaagttcTTTCAATCTATAGCATTTTCTACTTCTTaaaatctgaattcttttttttttttttaagattttatttatttatctgacagagagagagacagccagcgagagagggaacacagcaggcagagtgggagaggaagaagcaggctcccagcagagaagcctgatgtggggctcgatcccagaacgctgggatcacgccctgagtcgaaggcagatgcttaacgactgagccacccaggcgccccgaattctCTCTTCTAAGAACTGAATTCTGTTGGCCAGAAACAGCCAAGTTCCAAAGCTACcctaaaagtgatttaaaatcaGTTCTCTTTTACCATTCCCAAATACTTCTGCAATTCCTTTGTAATGACAAATCAATATACAAGCAAATGTTCCTCAAGGACTATCTGTGTGTCCAGcactgtggtttaaaaaaattctttcctggggcgcctgggcggctcagtcggttaagcgtctgccttcggctcaggtcatgatcccggggtcctgggattgaccccacgttgggctccctgctcggcggggagtcggcttctccctcagcctctgcccctaCCTCAGCCCCgactcgtgtgtgtgtgcacgtgtgcaagcacgtgcgctccctctctcaaaaaaacattttttttttttaatttccttgaagaaacaaagaaacatagACTGTCTTTCAGGGGGAATCTAATTCctaacacaaaccaaaaaaactgcccacattttgcttaaaataaatagaagcataAAATGCCATGGAAACATAAGAAGCCATAGAAAGATAGCAAATATAGCTCAGTGACTacagaataaatttaattttaaaaaagggctaggggcgcctgggtggcacagcggttaagcgtctgcctttggctcagggcgtgatcccggcgttgtgggatcgagccccacgtcaggctcttccgctatgagcctgcttttcctctcccactccccctgcttgtgttccctctctcgctggctgtctctatctctgtcgaataaataaacaaaatctttaaaaaaaataaataattaaataaataaaaaattaaaaagggctAAATACCTTTTACTTATGCTTCAAATAATCTTCacaaggtatttttaatttttccacacCTCTCCTCAACAGCATGGTTACAATGTTATTCAGTGAGGCACCACAGGGAGTGTCTCACTGGTTACAAAACCTGTCTCGGTTACAAAACCTCCTCTTCTGCTTTCCCACTGATGGCTGCCAGCAGGGAAAGGGGGCTTTAGAAACATGTTAAAACTTCTACTCTGGAGCAGGAGCTCAATGGATTTCAGTCTGCACAGGTCTGCTACAGTATTCATTGTAACACTACTCTGCACTTACTTGATTCACTTCATTGTTACCTTCTGTTTTAATCAGGTGTCACATCCCCTTTTCCTGCACAAGAGAAACCACGTCTGCACATGGAAAAAGTTCAAATACCGGCTGACAAAGCAAAAGCTAACGTATCATTTCAAATGTGGTAACAGAAAGCAGATGGTAAGAGAAAAATTTAGGATATGGGCCCTAGCATGGAAGGATTTACAAAACGGACTTTTCAATCTTACTCTTTCAAGACCACTTGCAGTGTGCCTGACTTGACACAGATGCATTTCCTTAAAAGcatactgaaaattattttttgtgaatcACAATCTCCTTACTTAGATAATTTCATAAAACCCTTATATTCAACTGGGATTGACCTTTCAATTTACAAATTTTCAATTTACCTTTCAAGTTACAACTTCTAGCTACTTGATttggagacacagagaagcaaaTTCAGATGTTCAAGGATGCCCCTAGAAAAAACGTGCAGAAGTAGTTAATAGCAAGGTATCACTGTTCCCTAAAACAGGGACAACTTCAATTTATTAAAGGAGTTATAGCAAAGACGTGGAAACTAACGCCATTACCTTCTTCTAGAGTCTTTCTCTTAGGACTTTCTAACTCAGAGACATTTCTCAGACAACCGGACAAATTTCTCCTACACAAAATTTTAGGTGCTAGCAGTGGTAACTGttttcaatgtgatttttaagaaagtatGTCTCTTTCCAAAACCATTAACTAGCCACAAAATTGTTCTATGTGAAGCTTACTAATTATTAATGAATTTACAAAATGCAAAGTACTTCACAGTAATTAAAGCTCCTAATGAGTGGGGGGAAATGCAGCTTTCTCATTCAGTTCCTTCCTCCAAGCTAGAATGCAGATTCATCGCAAATCAATATTCCaaactatacaaaaattaaatgccTGACTTTAACTCTAGAAATTGAGTTAGAATAATATAacagctggggcgcctgagtggcacagcagttgagcgtctgccttcagcttagggcgtgatcccggcgttatgggatcgagccccacatcaggctcctctgctatgagcctgcttcttcctctcccactccccctgcttgtgttccctctctcgctggctgtctctatctctgtcgaataagtaaataaaatctttaaaaaaaaaaaaaaagaataatataacagCTGATAGTAATTTAAGATCGGCTTATGTCAAAAGGATTATATTTCTACCttgggctggggcgcctgggtggctcagttggttgggcgactgcctttggctcaggtcatgatcccagagtccctgtATCAAGTCCcccagcgggctccctgctcagcggggagtctgcttctccctctgaccctcccccatctcatgctctctctcaaataaataaataaataaataaataaataaataaataaataaaacatttctaccTTGGGTTAATTCATTTATGTGAGCtttgaaataagattttttttttttaattcttggttTAAAACCATAGGATTCTACGGGAACCAACGCTAGTTGGTTGCAGTTcccattagtttttttaaaaactgaaattacttGGTCACATAAACCAATGAGAAGTCAAAAGCAAAAATCTACAGACACACTACATTTCAGTTCATAAATTATTCCTCCATCCCCCCAAAAAGCCATCATCTAGGTTATTTATGGCACACTGTTACTATTACCATGTAACACAGAAAAACCTTAATACCATTGACACTGTAGCGTGTATTCACATGCAAACAAAAGCTTTTCAGTGTAAAAGATTTAATAGACTGTTGCAGTGGGCTCTACATTCAACTTCTGACTTAAAGAGTGTCAATTTACTGCAACATtgtttaaattcacttttttttaaagattttatttatttatttgacagacagacagccagcgagagagggaacacaagccgggggagtgggagaggaagaagcaggctcccagcacagcagggagcccgatgcggggctcgatcccaggaccctgggatcacgccctgagccgaaggcagacccttaacaactgagccacccaggcgccccttaaattcaCTTTTAAGATGATTTTAACTAAGGGGCACCTGCGGGCTCAGCTGGAAGAATatttggctcttgatttcagggttgtgagtttgagccccacactgggtatagagattacttaagtaaataaatacataattttttaaaaaaaaaagaacaaaagggacacctgagtggctcagtcagttaagcgtctgccttcagctcaggtcatgatctcagggtcctgggactgggtcCTACATCAGGCTTTTTGCTCAACGGGGaatgtgtttctccctctcactctccctttgtgctctctctctctcgctctcaattaaataaataaaatcttaaaaaaaaaaaaaaagattcttcctctccctctgccccccttttaaaaaaagatgattttaactGAGTCAGGAAGCATGTGCTTCTATATTTTAGTATACATTTTAGAACGATAACTTCATGAGCTCTAACCTATAGAACTGCAACTACAAATAAATGGTGCAGGAAATCAGAACATACTTTACATTCAGACTTTAAATCCAAAATATGAATTATGGTTCTTAAGTTCTGGAAAGCTTTggaaacaaacattaaaaataaataaatttccttgtAAGCAGCTTAAGATTCCTCCAAAGTGTTGAAACAAAAGACAGCTTTGAGTACAATCTTATGCTAGTTCAGTACAAATAAACACACTTATTAATGTTTGGAATGAAATCATCTCAGTCACTCCACCTGAATGCAACAATGCATTTGCAAAGCTGTTCTGAAGCTACTCCAAACTAAACCACATTGAAAAAGAGGTCGTGTCGGTgttgtcaaatcactgttgtatacttaaaaataaggtaacattgtgttaactatacttcaatttaaagaaaaggggggacCCTGTATGAAGTAAGCATGTTATGTGAAATGCTTCATATTggcccccaaattaaaaaaaaaagaagaagaagaaagttacaCCTCATTATTAGTATGTATTCTGCAAGAATAATATCTAGGCATGTCAACACAGACAAATGACACAAACATCACAGACTCAGAAAGCCTATTTTTCACAACCTTGCGTATTAAGTGAGGTTGTTATGAAGTTAGATGAGTTAAGATACAGGCAATGTGCTTAGCACAGTTGCTTGGCTCATGTGAACCTTCAATATCATTAACAAATATCCATCAGCTATCTATGAAAACACAGTTTCAAACACTATCTAGGATTAACCACAAATTCCTTTCTTGGCTCGACTTCTACGGACTGTGAAAACAGCAACTTAACGAATAAAACACACTCTTTAAATTCCCCATCCTGAAAACCAATAAGGTACaacaaactgttttcaaaaaacTATACTGGGGTGTCACAAACACAAGTTCCCATGATTAAAAGTCTGCTAAACTGGTTAGCATTCTCATTAGGACCAAAGTCAGCTAACTCGGGGACACTTAAAGGTCAAAGCCGTCCCAGCCGGGAACGATTTGCTCCACTTACACGGTCCCTGCCTCCCAAACACCAGGACACTGAACCAAAGGCAGGCGCGGCCGAAGTACAGGCGAGGACAAACCTGGTTAGACATCGCCCTAGGGGATTTCCTCCAATAGTAAAGCCGCTTCCACCTCCGCTCAAAGCGACTCACAGCCCCCCTCGGATCTTAAGAGTTCTAGTCCCACACCCTCCCCAACCACGGGAGCGCCGCCCTCCGCCCCAGACCTCCGCCCCGCATGCCCGCAGCGAAGAGGCGAGTCCGCGCGCGCGCCGTCCCTGCAGGGCCGGCTCTCCACCCTCCgccccccagcctccaccccccacccgctGGCGCCTGAGCCGGGGAGGATGCGGCCCGGGCTCCCgctcccccaccccggcccccgcGCCCGCGGCCTGGGCAGGATACTGAACACAGTCCGCTCCCAGGGCTCCAGCATGTAGAGCGCCGTGACCAGCAGATACTGGTAGTAGAACCAGGACATTTGCTTCCAGGCCCGCGCCAGCGCCATCCCCGCCGCGCGCCTCCCTCGTTGAGGCCAAGCGTCAGTCTGTCCGGCCTCCGGTTANGCCGCGCCGCGCCTCGCCTCGCCTCGCCAGGCGGTTGGTGCGCGGGGAGTTAGTCCCCGGTGGGGTCGCGGCGCCAGAGCCGGCCCAGACCGCCCGGGGGGGATCGGTACCTGCAGTTGGGCCCAGAAACGCTCGTCGAAGACGTATTTGTGGAATAACTGGTGTCCTACTGGGCAGGGGGATTACAGGGGTGACAGGAACGTATGCGGTTCCTTACCTAGCGCAGTGTACGATGCAGCGGGGGAGACAGGCACTAACCACACGAATGCAAGTCAAGCTGTGATCGGCGCAGAGTGGGAGAATAAGGTGCTCTGAGGGTGACGAGGAGAACGTCACCTAGtcagagaggtcagggaaggcgTCTCTGAAGAAGTGATGCACACattgcctccttcctccctcccccatccacgGAGCGCgggcgcgcgcgcgcacacacacaaacacacccgcacacacacaaacacacccacatCGACCAACATACCCATTCCATGCACTCCTTAACCTAAAGACAAAGATTACCTTAAGTATGTCTATCCACATACCTCATTTAGTGGCTACAGGTACTCTGTAGGTCAAGGCCAGGAAAAGGACGCTGATCTGGTGGGTTCTGTAGATGACAGGCTGCTTGAGATCCGTCTGTAGGCTGATCCCTCCTGGAGAAGAACTTGAAAATGTCCTGATCTTCCCACTGACAAACGGGCCAGCACTGCTGCACTCACCTTCGGGAACAAGATAAACAGCATGTGAAATGACAAATGGCTTGCTGTTTAAATGttaagtttcttttaaatatcctACTGCTTAAACTTCAAAACTTCCATGGTTGataactttttgtttattcatttagaaCTATCAGCTGCTGTTTGTGAGTTAAATATTGGGGATAGCTGGCTAGACTGAGATCTGCCTTCATAAAGTACCCAGTCTACTAAGGTTGAGAAGCGAATTGACTGATTACAGTAAGATGTAGTTAAAggtatttttatgttatgtgtagGCTGCCATGAAAGCCCGGAGAAAATCAGATTAGGGGTGTAAAAGGCTTCTGGGAAATGGTACTTGAGGTTAGCACGGAAGGAAAAGTAGAAATGGCAGAATGAATGAGTTTAGAGAGGGGAGGGTGAGACAGATATTCCAGGCACAGGCACATGGAACCACAATAGGCAGGTGTGATGCTTTTAAAGGGCTGGAAGAACTTCCATGTGGCTGAATCAAAAAGAATGTACAGTGAGTAGCAGGAGATGGAGCTAGATAGTAAACAGGGACCATATCCTGAAGGACTTTATGTAAGAAGTCAAGGAATTTTTACCTGGATATACAAAAGTTAAGAGAGCCAATGGCTTAATCAGATTAAACAAGACTTCGGGGTGGGCAGTAGCCTAAACGATACTAAGAAAAAGAGGATCCGGTTGTAGCCATTACAGCGGTAGAACCCAAAAATGGAGCCACTGTCACCCATACTCACTCCGGATCTCCTTACCCTTAAGAGATCTAAGTACATTTGGCCTTCCCATTTGCGAATCTTACTGTGATGGGCTTCTCTCTGGCCCCATTCCTCTCTGAGGTATTTCTTTTCACATCTGTGTGGGTACATGCaagctttgttcctttttcttcaagaACTCCAAATACCTCAGCACTAAATGATGCTCAATTATTTTTACCCAGGATTGGAAGCATCACCCAGAGCTACCCTTCCATTACTGCGCCAGCTCCCTAACTGCCATTCCTACCACACGGTTCTCCCCAATGTATGTAGCTTCTCAACCCACGGCACCTGTTTGGAAGTGCAGCCCTACCAAGTCAATCTGCATCCCTCAACTTCCCTGGGAATCTAGGGACCAAAAATTCATCTTGCTATTACAACTGACtagaaatggggaaaagagacTGGGATCCTGGATGATAACAAAGAACCCAGGGGAAGAAGCTTGGCTGAAAAGACATGAATTCTGTTAGGACAAGGCTGAGTCTGAGGTACATGAGGGACATTCAAGTGGAGGTGTTCAGTGCACAGTTGGGCATATGGGCCTAGAACTCAGAAGAGAAGCCTGAACAAGAGCTAGAGGCATGTGAATTTTCAATAAGCCCCTAGTAATTGCAGCTGTGATTGCAGATAAGGTCACCCAGGTAAAGCACACAGCATGGGAAGAACAGAGTACAGAATAAACCCAGCCATTCGGGCATTTAGGGGATGAAAGTCCAAAGGGAGCCAATAAATGGCACTCAAGAGGAGGTGAGATTTGATAGCAAAGAGAAGTGGCCTATGGGAgaagccaagaaaacaaaagggacaCCCAGGAGATCAAGTGGCTCAGGGAGgacaagagaaaggaggaagggaaggatcaATCTGTTTTGTCCACTTGGGGCTCAATTGATGACTCATTCATTGTGGAATGATAAGGGCAAAAACTGAAttagagagggagtgggaagggggaggtCAGAAGAGAAGTGAGCTAATCAGATTTATCTTTGCAGGAACCTTgcccatgaaaagaaaaagatagggtGGTAGCAAGGGTATTTGTTGGGCTTGATTTTCAGATGAAAGAGGTGTGAGCAAGTTTATGGGCTTAAAGAGACAGGTGAAGATGGTGAGCTGGGGGATCAGACCAAAAGCCCTAGGACACTGGCGCCAATGGCTCTTTTCctaagggggaaggaggggaaaggtgGGGGTCAGAGAGACATAAACACAAAAGAGTAAGTTAAGGAACTCCCTACTTTGCAACCTCggtttttagagaaaaagaaaggcctTTTCTAAAGGCCCTCTGTTGAGAGTGAGCAAGACGTTGAGGTGGagggtttgaaaaagaaaagggggagtgggagaagctcGCTAAAGCTTCTTAGGGATTGGCAAGCAAAAAAATCATACACTTTTCACCAC
This DNA window, taken from Ailuropoda melanoleuca isolate Jingjing chromosome 20, ASM200744v2, whole genome shotgun sequence, encodes the following:
- the SPTSSA gene encoding serine palmitoyltransferase small subunit A, with product MALARAWKQMSWFYYQYLLVTALYMLEPWERTVFNSMLVSIVGMALYTGYVFMPQHVMAILHYFEIVQ